In Candidatus Nitrospira nitrificans, one DNA window encodes the following:
- the glmM gene encoding phosphoglucosamine mutase: MRKLFGTDGVRGVANLDPMTSEMAMQLGRAAAHIFMRRAGRHQIVIGKDTRISGYMLESALMAGICSMGVDVLLVGPMPTPAIAFLTRSLRADAGVVISASHNPYQDNGIKFFSNDGFKLPDEVEARIEELIVSDEINHLRPTADLIGKAYRIDDAEGRYIEFAKRSLPKDLDFQGIKLVVDCANGAAYKVAPTVLRELGATVEVIGNKPDGMNINAGCGAVHPESLQEEVLRHNADLGIALDGDADRAVFVCEQGKIIDGDHVMAALGLDLHRNGLLFKQTLVGTVMSNFGLELSMSKAGITLIRTPVGDRYLLERMLAEGYNFGGEQSGHFIFLDHNTTGDGLISALQILSLVKRTKKPLSELAKAMTAVPQVLVNVRVTKKPELESIPDIDCAIQDSERRLNGCGRVLIRYSGTEPLLRIMVEGEQSTMVKEVAEDLARVVRKHIG, encoded by the coding sequence AGATTGTCATCGGTAAAGACACTCGTATTTCCGGATATATGCTCGAGTCCGCGTTGATGGCAGGAATCTGTTCGATGGGAGTGGATGTGCTGCTGGTCGGGCCGATGCCCACGCCGGCGATCGCGTTCTTGACCAGGAGTCTACGGGCCGACGCAGGGGTGGTCATTTCGGCGTCGCACAATCCTTATCAAGACAATGGAATTAAATTCTTTTCAAACGACGGATTCAAGCTCCCGGACGAAGTGGAAGCGCGTATTGAAGAGCTGATCGTCTCGGATGAAATCAACCATCTTCGTCCGACGGCCGACCTTATCGGCAAAGCCTATCGTATCGATGATGCAGAGGGACGCTATATTGAATTTGCCAAGCGATCGTTGCCCAAAGACTTGGACTTTCAGGGGATCAAGCTCGTCGTCGATTGCGCGAACGGCGCGGCATACAAAGTGGCGCCGACGGTGCTCAGGGAATTGGGAGCCACGGTGGAAGTCATCGGAAATAAGCCGGACGGGATGAATATCAATGCCGGTTGTGGCGCAGTTCATCCTGAGTCGCTTCAGGAGGAAGTGCTCCGCCATAACGCCGATCTTGGAATCGCGTTGGACGGCGATGCGGATCGAGCCGTCTTTGTCTGCGAGCAGGGCAAGATCATCGACGGCGACCATGTGATGGCGGCTTTAGGCCTGGACCTTCATCGAAACGGGCTTCTCTTCAAGCAAACCTTGGTGGGAACCGTGATGAGCAACTTTGGGCTGGAATTGTCGATGTCGAAAGCGGGCATCACGCTGATTCGGACACCGGTCGGTGATCGATATCTGCTCGAACGAATGTTGGCGGAGGGCTATAACTTCGGAGGAGAACAATCGGGACATTTCATCTTTCTCGACCATAATACAACCGGAGACGGCCTCATCTCGGCCCTGCAGATCTTGTCATTGGTGAAGCGAACCAAAAAGCCGTTATCCGAGCTGGCGAAGGCGATGACGGCCGTACCGCAAGTGTTGGTGAATGTGCGAGTCACGAAGAAACCGGAATTGGAATCGATTCCCGACATTGATTGCGCCATCCAAGACAGCGAACGTCGCCTGAACGGGTGCGGGCGGGTTCTCATCAGATATTCCGGGACAGAGCCGCTGTTGCGGATCATGGTGGAAGGGGAACAGTCCACCATGGTCAAGGAAGTGGCTGAGGACCTTGCCAGGGTCGTACGAAAGCACATCGGCTGA